In one window of Nitrospira sp. DNA:
- a CDS encoding ubiquitin-like protein Pup — translation MEKQERKQEPKREPQSKDEVKANPKVVETGKKLTEDIDKLVDEIDEVLEKNAEEFVKNYVQKGGE, via the coding sequence ATGGAAAAACAGGAGCGCAAGCAGGAGCCGAAACGCGAGCCTCAATCGAAGGACGAGGTCAAGGCGAATCCGAAGGTCGTTGAGACCGGGAAGAAGCTCACGGAAGATATCGACAAGCTCGTCGATGAGATCGACGAGGTCCTCGAAAAGAACGCTGAAGAGTTCGTCAAGAACTACGTGCAAAAGGGGGGGGAATAG